TTTCCAGGGCTTGGCGCAACCAATAGGCTGAGGCTTCAAGTTCACCCAATTGTTGGCAAATACGGCCCAAACGGGCTTGGGCGGGGCTGGGGTCGGGTAAAGTCTGGGTGGCCTGCTGAAAGGCATATTCTGCAGCTGTGAGCTGGCCCAAGGCCTGACGCACATCGCCTAAATTCAGCCAGGCCAGGGCGTATCCGGGTTCCATGCCGACAGCCGCTTGAAAATGATCCGCTGCAGCTTCGTATTGCCCCAGGGCCTGCAAGGTGGCTCCATAATTATTGCGGGCGCGCAGGTGTTGGGGATGTTCGGCGACCAAAGGGGCAAAGAGCGCAGCCGCTTCGTTAAACATTTGCGCGTCTTTGAGGGCTGAGGCCAGATTGTAGCGGTGTGAAGGGTTATTGGGGGCTGATTCCAGAATTTTGCGATACCAGGGCAGAGCCTCAAGGGGTCTTCCCGCCATTTGCAGCGCAGCTCCCAAGAGCGGCATCAGTTCGTCTTGGGCTTGGGGGCCGTTTAATACTTTTTCAAGCAAGGGAATGGCTTCGCGATAGCGCTCCTGCTGGTAATAGAGCTGTCCCAATAGGGCTTGGGCCTCTGAAACGGCTTGAATTTTCAAGAGGGTTTCTTCGGCTGCTTTTGAATTGCCACTTTCGAGTTCTTGCCAGGCGCGCTGGAGCAAGCGCTCAGTGCGCATTTTCGCGTATCAGCCAGGGCAGAAGATCCGGCGCTTTCTGGTGATAGGCTTCAAGCAGGATTTCTGCTTTTTGCCAGTCGAGGGCTTCGGGGCTATTCAAGCCTTCACAGAGTTCGTGCAGAAGCTCCTGTTGGTATTTACCATGCAGTCGGGCCAAAGCATAGGGCACGCGGTGGAAACTGACCTGGGAATATTTGGGAATAAAGCGTTCGCCAAAGCGTTGTTCCAGCAGCAAACTGACTTTTTTATGCAGCACAAAAACCGGATCATTGACGGAATCGCGCATTTCGATAAAATTCTCGAGTGCCAAGGCGGCAATGGCATCGGCATCGGGTTTGCGTCTTTGGTGGTAGGCTTTGAAAATGGCTCCCCAATCATTTGCCTCAGCCTGCATCACTTCTTTGAGGACCGTACAGTCTTCAAAGGCGCAGTTCATGCCCTGGCCAAAAAAGGGCACGATCGCATGGGCGGCATCTCCCAAGAGCAGAAGTTCACTGCCACTGTACCAGGGAGAAAGATGAATCGTGGCCAAGGCCCCGGTGGGGTTCTCAAAAAATTCACTTTCAAGATTTTCCAAAAGCGGAACGGCATCGCTGAATTCGCTTTCAAAAAAGCTTCTGACCTGAGCGGGAGTTTGCAATTGCTCGAAACTTTGTGGGCCCTCAAAGGGGTAAAACAGGGTGCAAGTAAAACTGCCATCGGGATTGGGCAGGGCAATCAGCATAAACGTGCTGCGCGGCCAGATATGCAAGGCATGGGCCTCCATGCGAAACCCACCTGCTTCGGTGGGGGGGATGGTGAGCTCTTTATAGCCATACTCCAAATAGTTTTGAGCATAGTTGACGCCGACACGATCCACCAGGGATTTGCGCAAAGCCGAACCCGCCCCATCGGCGCCCAAGACTGGGCCTTCGGCGTGAAAGGCATAATGGCTTTGATCGATTTGATCTTCAAAATGCACACTGTGGTTGGCAAAATCATAGCCTGTACAGCGTTGATCGAAATGAATCTGAATTTTACCTGTTTCTTCAGCTGCACTGATCAGGGTTTCATTCAAGGCTGCGCGTGAAATGGAGTGGATCACTTCGCCGGTCTGGCCATAGGCTTGAAAATTCAAGTTTCCCTGACGATCATGAACCATGCGTCCGCGCATGGGAATCGCATCTTTCATCACCGCTGCTTTTAGCCCCACTTCTTCCAGGGCGTGAATTCCGCGTGCAGACAGGGCCAAATTGATCGACCGGCCTGCTCCCTGGGGCACTTTGCGCATATCTGAGCGACGTTCAAACAGCCTGACCTTATGACCGGCCTGGGCCATAAATAAACTGAGCAGGGTTCCGCTTAATCCAGAGCCCACGAGGGTAAGTTCTTGCATGGTTTACAATGCCTTTCTGAGCGCTTCAACAGTCTGAAAAACATCACTGAAACTGTTATAAAAGGGAACCGGGGCCAAGCGTAGGATATCGGGTTCACGCCAATCGGTGAGAATATCCTGGGCTTCAAGTTTTGCCTGGATGTTTTTTCCTGATGGAATTTTGAGTGAGATTTGACAGCCTCTTTGTGAGGGATCGGTAGGGGTGATTTGTTGAAACTGATTGCTTTTTAGTTCTTGCAGAAGAAATTCCAGAAAACCCGTTAATAAGCGGCTTTTGGCGCGCAGGCGTTCCATTCCCGCTTCGTCATAGAGCGCCAGAGAAGCCCGCAGCGACGCCAATTGGAATATCGGGGGGTTGCTCAATTGCCAGCCTTCTGCGCCTAAAATCGGCTCAAATTCACTGGGCATTTGAAAACGGGTCTGTTGATTATGCCCCCACCAACCGGCAAAGCGCGGAAGATTGTCATCGGAGTGGCGGGNNNNNNNNNNNNNNNNNNTCATGCAGCTTGAGCACCACATTGCCAATGCTGTGCGCTAAATCCAAACCGACTTTGCAGCCTTTGGCCTGGGCCAGGCGGGTAATCGAACGGATATCCAGAAATATTCCGCTGGTATAGTTCACAGGGCTAAGCAGGATCAGGGCAATGTCTTCGCCATGCTCTTCCAGCGCGGCTAAGATCTGGGTGCTGCTGACGCGGCCCTGTGCATCAGGTTGAAGTTCAATCAGGCTTTCATCTGGGTCAAAGCCATGGTAGCGAATTTGGGAGTCGACGGCGTAGCGATCAGAGGGGAAGGCCGGGCCTTCGATCAGAATTTTATGGCGATCGAGGGTCGGGCGATAGAAGGAAACCATCATCAGATGCAGATTGGTGGTGAGAGAGTTCATGGCCACCACTTCAATCGGTTTGGCTCCCGTCAGACGGGCCAGAGAGTCTGTCACCAGTTCGTGGTAATACATCCAGGGATGTTGGCCCTCAAAATGTGCTTTTACGGCCAGATTGCGCCAGTCGGCAAGTTCTTCTTCGATACAGGTTTGGGTGGTGCGCGGCTGTAAACCCAGTGAGTGACCACAGAGGTAAATGCACTCAGCGCGGGTTTTACCAGGGGGCATATAAAATTTAGACCTGAAATCCCGCAGGGGATCGTTGGCGTCCATGGTCTGAGCAAAATCCTGTGTGGCTTTGTATCTCATTCCATTTCCTCCTCGAACCGGTCTTTGATGCCCCCGTCATGAGACTCGCTTCATTATAACACCCTCCTTCTGAGAAGGGTTTTGGGGTGGGCAATTTGGTCATTCATTGTCGGGTGGAGAAAAAAACCGATTTTTGCGGGAGTTTCAATCGAATCGAGTGTCTGCGAGACTTGCAAAAGCTCCACCCAAGGGCAGGGTTTTGCTGTGGTATAATTCCCTGCAAATCCATGCACAAGGACATACCGCATGATCGAACTGAGAACTTTCACCTATATTGATATCCTTCAACCCCAGGTAGCGGCTTTTCAGGCCACGATTTCCCAGGGGTATCTGCCGATTGAAGGGCAGGCTTCATTGTTTATTGAAATTGGCCCCGGGATTGAAATCAACCGCCTGACCGATGTGATTCTCAAACGCACCCGTGTCAAGCCCGGCATGCAAATTGTAGAACGCCAGTTTGGCATTCTTGAAGTACATGATTTTGATCAGGCCGAAGTCCGTTCGGCTGGCGATGTGGTGCTAGAAGAGTTGGGCATGACGATCAATGATCGGATCAAACCCCAAATCATGACCAATCAAATGATTACCGGCATCGATCCCCACCATTCCATGCTGATCAACCGCATGCGACACGGCGATATGATCAAAGCGGGTGAGACCCTCTTTGTACTTGAAACCTATCCTGCTGGATATGCCCTTTTGGCTGCCAACGAAGCTGAAAAAGCTGCGCCACTGAAAATTCTTGAAATCCGTTCCTTTGGTGCCTTTGGCCGTCTGCATCTGGCGGGTGGCGAAGACGAAATCAAAGAGGCTGTCAAGGCCTTGAAATACACCCTCGAAAAAATGGAGGGCCGGGTCGAGACAACGGCCGGAGACGCGTGAAAACATCCCGAATACCTGGCTTTTACCTGCTCTCAATTGAGCAGCGGATTGAAAAACTGGCAGAAGTCTATGAACTGGTCGTTGATGAAGTTGAGGCCCTGAGTTCTCAGGGGGCCTTAACGCTTGAACAGGCCGATAAAATGATCGAAAATGCTGTGGGTATTTACAGTTTGCCCATGGGCGTTGGCGCGAATTTTCTGATCAATGGCAAAGAATACTTGGTGCCGATGGCGATTGAAGAACCCTCTGTGGTTGCTGCTGCCAGTTTTGGCGCCAAGATCATTCGCGAAGCCGGTGGGTTTGTCGCCACCAGCACCGAACCCCTGATGATTGGTCAGATTCAGGTCGTAAACTGCCCTGATTTTGCTGCGGCAGAGGCCGCTGTTCTGGCCGCCAAAGAGGCCTTGATATCTGAAGGCAATAGCTATATCCCCAATCTGGTCGCCCGTGGTGGCGGCATGCGCGATATCGAAGTGCGGCAGCTGGGCAGCGAAAATTCACGCTATGGACGCATGATGGTCGTACATATTCTCGTGGATACCTGTGATGCCATGGGGGCGAATCTGATCAATACCACCGCCGAAGGGCTGGCCGCAAGCATCGAAAACCTGACCGGTGGCAAAGTCTATCTGCGTATTCTCTCCAATCTGGCTGACCGCCGTTTGGCCAAGGCCCGCGCTGTGATTCCTCCTCACTGTTTTGATACCAAAAATCTCAAGGGCGAAGAAGTGGTGGAAGGCATTGTGCAGGCCCAAAACTTTGCGGTTTTGGACCCCTACCGGGCCGTGACGCACAATAAAGGCGTTATGAATGGTGTCGATGCGGTGGTGATGGCGACTGGCAATGACTGGCGTTCTGTCGAAGCTGCTGCCCATGCCTATGCTGCCCGTGACGGACAATACCGCTCGATGACCGAATGGTACCGGGATGATGTCGGCAATCTTGTCGGCGAACTCGAATTGCCGATGGCCTTGGGCATTGTGGGTGCGGCGGTTTCCCTGCATCCGATGGCGAAAATCGCGCTTAAATTCGCACGGGTACGCAGTGCCCGTGAATTGGCTGAGGTCTGTGTCTGCGTGGGATTGGCTCAAAATCTTTCAGCCATTCGTGCGTTGGCGACCGATGGCATTCAAAAAGGCCATATGGCCCTGCATGCCCGTACCGTGGCCATGACCGCAGGGGCGACAGGGGAGCAGATAGATACGCTGGCAGCCCGTTTGGTCAGTCTGCGAGATGTCTCGGTGACACGTGCCCGTCAGTTGATCGAAGAAGAGCCTGCTTCCGCTTCATGAGTTTTGCCAGGGCGTGTGCCAAGCTGATTCTGATGGGCGAACATGCCGTGGTGTATCAGCAGCCGGCTCTGGCTTTGCCTTTGCCTCAACTCGAGGCCCAGGTCAGAATCGAAGCCTCTGAATCTGCGGGTATTTTACTTGAGGCCCCTGATCTCCCCGCGCTCTGGGATTTGCCCGAGCCGCCCCAGTCCTCCCCGG
The sequence above is drawn from the bacterium (Candidatus Blackallbacteria) CG13_big_fil_rev_8_21_14_2_50_49_14 genome and encodes:
- a CDS encoding kynurenine 3-monooxygenase is translated as MQELTLVGSGLSGTLLSLFMAQAGHKVRLFERRSDMRKVPQGAGRSINLALSARGIHALEEVGLKAAVMKDAIPMRGRMVHDRQGNLNFQAYGQTGEVIHSISRAALNETLISAAEETGKIQIHFDQRCTGYDFANHSVHFEDQIDQSHYAFHAEGPVLGADGAGSALRKSLVDRVGVNYAQNYLEYGYKELTIPPTEAGGFRMEAHALHIWPRSTFMLIALPNPDGSFTCTLFYPFEGPQSFEQLQTPAQVRSFFESEFSDAVPLLENLESEFFENPTGALATIHLSPWYSGSELLLLGDAAHAIVPFFGQGMNCAFEDCTVLKEVMQAEANDWGAIFKAYHQRRKPDADAIAALALENFIEMRDSVNDPVFVLHKKVSLLLEQRFGERFIPKYSQVSFHRVPYALARLHGKYQQELLHELCEGLNSPEALDWQKAEILLEAYHQKAPDLLPWLIRENAH
- a CDS encoding hydroxymethylglutaryl-CoA reductase, degradative: MKTSRIPGFYLLSIEQRIEKLAEVYELVVDEVEALSSQGALTLEQADKMIENAVGIYSLPMGVGANFLINGKEYLVPMAIEEPSVVAAASFGAKIIREAGGFVATSTEPLMIGQIQVVNCPDFAAAEAAVLAAKEALISEGNSYIPNLVARGGGMRDIEVRQLGSENSRYGRMMVVHILVDTCDAMGANLINTTAEGLAASIENLTGGKVYLRILSNLADRRLAKARAVIPPHCFDTKNLKGEEVVEGIVQAQNFAVLDPYRAVTHNKGVMNGVDAVVMATGNDWRSVEAAAHAYAARDGQYRSMTEWYRDDVGNLVGELELPMALGIVGAAVSLHPMAKIALKFARVRSARELAEVCVCVGLAQNLSAIRALATDGIQKGHMALHARTVAMTAGATGEQIDTLAARLVSLRDVSVTRARQLIEEEPASAS